The Homalodisca vitripennis isolate AUS2020 unplaced genomic scaffold, UT_GWSS_2.1 ScUCBcl_4992;HRSCAF=11488, whole genome shotgun sequence region CCACTAGTTCTCTGGGGTGTCGTCAGGGAAAATAGTGTgaacagtcgccacagatgtGACGCCCGAAGTGACACGCACGCGACATCAGCTGGTGTGCGAGCCTTCTCAACGACGGGCGCAATCTGACGGAAGTCCCCGGAGCAGATGAAGATCTTATTCCCGAATGGCACACTACTATTCATGAGATCCCGGAGGGATCTGTCGAtcatctcgaagatgtagcggtGTGCCATCGGGGCCTCATCAAACACAATGAGCTGTGCTGCTCTGATGAGTTCTGctcgctgggacccgttggtgaTGTTCCACACACCTGTGCCGTGACCTAGGTCTAGAGGGAGTCGGAACATGCTATGTGCTGTTGTTCCTCCATCCATGTTCCTTGCAGCAATCCCTGAGCTAGCCACGGCGAGTGCAACCTGTCGACAACCACGGACATACGCAAGGATGACACGAATCAGAGAGGTCTTCCCATAACCCCCGGGACCGTCCAGAAATATGATTCTAGAAGTGCGTCGGTCACGGGGGTTGAGAAGCAGAGAGCGAACGTACTCAAACACACGGCGCTGGTCTGGGGAGAGTTTGGGCACCCAGTCCTCAACGATGGTTCGCTGGAGGTTCTCGCCGTAGTTGAGTAGCTCTCTACCTAACTCAGTCGTGTCATCCTCGACGTAGGGGAGTCCATGATCTTTCAAGCACGATCCCTGCTGGCGGAGGCTCCGATCGATGTCTATCAAGGTAAGTTTCACCGCCAGTTCAGGGTCGAGAGGGTTCCTTTCTAAGTGATCCTCGCTAAGGTGGTTCTTGAAAGACTCCCACAGAAGAGCAGCGGGAGCTCCCATGTTGCAGAGGATCACGAAGAAGGAACGGAGCCTAGGTCCAGTCATAAACGTAGATGCCTCGCGCAGCGCGTGATTGTATTCTTCTTCGTCTTCCACCAGGCCGAGATTGCGGGCTACGTCCTGAAACGTCCGGCAACCAGGACCGCCACGAGCCAGAAGATCAACGTAACCACGGCAAGGTGTAGACATAAGTAGAATACGAAGGTAGTATTGTTCTCCTCGGTTGGGAGAGACCCACATCAACCTACATACCTTCTCACCACGCTGGCGAGTCGTTACAAAGTGATGGCCATCGGGGTGTTCGTACAATTCCGCAGTACGTGGGCGCTTAGTGTGCACCATGAACTTCTCGTAAAATGTCTGGTACGTGACATTGTCAAAAGTTTCATGGTGCGGGCGATTGAAGTAGACCATAAGCTTGGAGCTTGCTTGAGTGACTGCATCAGAGAGCTGTCTCGGCCGAAAGACAACACTTTGTTTGCCCTCTAAATGCACGGGAAGACACTCAAACGGTGGGCTCGAGCTTTGACACAGGAAAGTCGAGAAGACGCCAGCTTGCGTCGCTGGCACCCACCATTCTCTTCGTCACGTAATGCTCGACCTCATCCTCTTGTTTCCCCAGGGGAGTGA contains the following coding sequences:
- the LOC124373176 gene encoding uncharacterized protein LOC124373176 yields the protein MVYFNRPHHETFDNVTYQTFYEKFMVHTKRPRTAELYEHPDGHHFVTTRQRGEKVCRLMWVSPNRGEQYYLRILLMSTPCRGYVDLLARGGPGCRTFQDVARNLGLVEDEEEYNHALREASTFMTGPRLRSFFVILCNMGAPAALLWESFKNHLSEDHLERNPLDPELAVKLTLIDIDRSLRQQGSCLKDHGLPYVEDDTTELGRELLNYGENLQRTIVEDWVPKLSPDQRRVFEYVRSLLLNPRDRRTSRIIFLDGPGGYGKTSLIRVILAYVRGCRQVALAVASSGIAARNMDGGTTAHSMFRLPLDLGHGTGVWNITNGSQRAELIRAAQLIVFDEAPMAHRYIFEMIDRSLRDLMNSSVPFGNKIFICSGDFRQIAPVVEKARTPADVACVSLRASHLWRLFTLFSLTTPQRTSGSIDYSNFLLGVGNGTIKSFTFWRRPRERGLSFPSLG